A genomic region of Caldicellulosiruptor acetigenus contains the following coding sequences:
- a CDS encoding YabP/YqfC family sporulation protein gives MDERKNLKSKIHSVLIESREKITINGVDDVESFDENNIILIVNDELLVIKGFDLRINKINTETGEVFIEGQIYSLEYGESPKKGLLSRLFK, from the coding sequence ATGGATGAAAGAAAAAATCTAAAATCTAAAATTCACAGTGTGCTTATCGAAAGCAGGGAAAAGATAACAATAAATGGTGTTGATGATGTTGAGAGCTTTGATGAGAACAATATCATCTTGATTGTCAATGATGAATTGCTTGTAATAAAAGGGTTTGACCTTAGAATAAATAAAATAAACACAGAGACAGGTGAAGTATTCATAGAAGGACAGATTTATTCGCTTGAGTATGGTGAAAGTCCTAAAAAAGGTTTGCTGTCACGACTTTTTAAATGA
- a CDS encoding FtsB family cell division protein gives MKKFFKALKRIIVLAFVITFFIYSATTVFKQQMILKQVKAQQREVIVQIERIKKENEYLKRLAQYVGTKDYIQQVAREKLGLVGKDEIVFIDKNKKKKE, from the coding sequence ATGAAGAAATTTTTTAAAGCGCTGAAAAGAATTATAGTACTTGCATTTGTAATAACCTTTTTTATATATTCAGCCACAACAGTTTTCAAACAGCAGATGATTTTAAAACAGGTAAAAGCTCAGCAGCGGGAAGTCATTGTCCAGATAGAAAGAATCAAAAAAGAAAATGAATATCTAAAAAGGCTTGCGCAGTATGTTGGGACAAAAGACTACATTCAGCAAGTAGCGAGGGAAAAGCTTGGGCTTGTTGGCAAGGATGAGATTGTGTTTATAGATAAGAACAAAAAGAAAAAAGAGTAG
- a CDS encoding RNA-binding S4 domain-containing protein, whose amino-acid sequence MRIDKYLKVSRIIKRRTLAQEACEAGRVFVNGKVAKPSTDVKVGDVIEVHFGDRVFKCKVTSVDEKVQKNLASSMYEVME is encoded by the coding sequence ATGCGAATAGACAAGTATCTAAAAGTGTCGAGAATTATCAAAAGAAGGACTTTGGCACAGGAAGCGTGCGAAGCGGGAAGAGTATTTGTGAACGGAAAAGTAGCAAAACCATCAACAGATGTCAAAGTTGGAGATGTCATTGAGGTGCACTTTGGTGACAGAGTCTTTAAATGCAAAGTGACAAGTGTTGATGAAAAGGTCCAAAAGAATCTGGCAAGTTCAATGTATGAGGTGATGGAGTAA
- a CDS encoding magnesium transporter — MPNVTSFYLSRVIGNKVFSEEKKVVGRLLDLVVDASYIRPKVIAAKVKSGGRTQIVDFSFFIIYKEKGQYVIETRNLKPIDVKKEDTIMLVRHILDKQIVDMNGRKVVRVNDIRLAVLSTGVYVIAVDIGLEGLLRRLGLAKPLKKVLKPLGKNIPSRLILWDDVQPLASPRLDLKLSTTYSKLATLHPSDLADIIEELDKKTQAYIFSTLDDEKAADVLEELEVEAQRNVLESLPVEKAADALEKMPADEVADILDEIKEERAEELLNSMEKEASEEVKELMEYPENSVGAIMTTDFISFKTHFTVEQTIEELRRLKPEPDEIYYLYVVDNDERLCGVVSLRDLVISEPQTPLYEIMNRDVVCVKDTDNVNSLVEIISKYSLLAVPVVDESKKLIGVVIINDIVYELLKMKRKLLL; from the coding sequence ATGCCAAATGTCACAAGCTTTTATCTTAGCAGAGTAATCGGCAACAAGGTCTTTTCAGAAGAAAAGAAGGTTGTAGGAAGGCTTTTAGACTTGGTTGTTGATGCAAGTTATATAAGACCAAAAGTAATTGCTGCAAAGGTAAAAAGTGGCGGTCGAACTCAAATTGTGGACTTTTCGTTTTTCATAATCTACAAGGAAAAAGGTCAGTACGTGATTGAAACAAGGAACTTAAAGCCAATCGATGTGAAAAAAGAAGACACCATTATGCTTGTTCGTCATATACTTGACAAGCAGATTGTTGATATGAACGGCAGAAAAGTTGTAAGGGTAAATGATATAAGACTTGCAGTACTTTCTACAGGTGTTTATGTAATAGCTGTAGATATCGGTCTTGAAGGGCTTTTGAGAAGGCTTGGTCTTGCAAAGCCGCTGAAAAAGGTGTTAAAACCGCTTGGTAAAAACATTCCTTCGCGTTTGATTTTGTGGGATGATGTACAGCCGCTTGCATCTCCGAGGCTTGATTTAAAGCTTTCAACCACATATTCAAAGCTTGCTACCTTGCATCCTTCGGATTTGGCAGACATTATTGAAGAGCTTGACAAAAAGACGCAGGCTTATATCTTTTCTACCCTGGATGATGAAAAGGCTGCAGATGTTTTGGAAGAGCTTGAAGTTGAAGCACAGAGAAATGTTTTAGAGAGTCTTCCTGTTGAAAAGGCGGCGGATGCACTTGAGAAGATGCCGGCTGATGAAGTTGCAGATATTCTTGACGAGATAAAAGAAGAAAGAGCAGAAGAGCTTTTAAACAGCATGGAGAAAGAAGCATCAGAAGAAGTCAAAGAACTTATGGAGTATCCCGAAAACAGTGTTGGTGCGATAATGACAACCGATTTTATCTCATTCAAGACACATTTCACAGTTGAGCAGACAATAGAGGAGCTAAGACGCTTAAAACCTGAACCAGATGAAATTTATTACCTGTATGTTGTTGACAATGATGAAAGGCTTTGCGGGGTTGTGTCTTTGCGTGATTTGGTAATCTCTGAGCCTCAAACACCGCTTTATGAGATTATGAACAGAGACGTGGTTTGTGTCAAAGACACTGACAATGTTAATTCCCTTGTTGAGATTATTTCAAAATATAGCCTTCTTGCTGTGCCTGTTGTGGACGAAAGCAAGAAACTCATTGGAGTTGTCATTATAAACGACATTGTATACGAACTGTTGAAGATGAAAAGAAAGCTGCTGCTGTAG
- a CDS encoding redox-sensing transcriptional repressor Rex, with protein MFKKKNISLAVIRRLPRYLRYVEDLLNHDIMRISSSELSQRMGYTASQVRQDFNNFGGFGQQGYGYSTQVLYENLVKILGLDRNFKMVIVGVGNLGQALANYANFYKKGFRLIGLFDIDPQKVGKTIRDIKIEHVDKLKDFIKKNDVDIGVLCVPADVAQEVADIMVEGGIKGIWNFTAKEIEVKGDVVVENVHLIDSLMVLSYKLNEKLLEKERIK; from the coding sequence TTGTTCAAAAAAAAGAACATCTCACTTGCGGTTATAAGAAGGTTGCCGAGGTATCTTCGGTATGTTGAAGACCTTTTAAACCATGATATTATGAGAATATCCTCGTCAGAGCTGAGCCAGAGAATGGGTTATACGGCTTCCCAGGTAAGGCAAGACTTTAACAATTTTGGCGGGTTTGGACAGCAAGGATATGGTTACAGCACACAGGTTCTTTATGAGAATCTTGTAAAAATTTTGGGGCTTGACAGGAATTTTAAAATGGTCATTGTAGGAGTAGGTAACCTTGGTCAGGCATTGGCAAATTATGCTAACTTTTATAAAAAGGGTTTCAGGCTCATCGGACTATTTGATATTGACCCTCAAAAGGTAGGGAAAACTATCCGCGATATAAAGATTGAACACGTTGACAAGCTTAAAGATTTTATCAAAAAGAATGATGTTGACATTGGTGTTCTGTGTGTGCCAGCAGATGTTGCGCAAGAGGTTGCAGATATAATGGTTGAAGGTGGCATAAAGGGTATTTGGAATTTTACTGCAAAGGAGATTGAGGTAAAAGGTGATGTGGTTGTTGAGAATGTGCATCTGATTGACAGTCTGATGGTGCTGTCGTACAAGCTAAATGAAAAACTTCTTGAAAAAGAGAGAATAAAGTAA
- the thrC gene encoding threonine synthase translates to MRYISTRGSKEVQAKEAIYRGIAEDGGLYTPVSIPSLDTEEIKNIDSYANLAKYIFELYLTDFTKEEIADCIDRAYSRGRFDTKDIVGIKKLSPGLFALELWHGPTYAFKDVALQVLPHLLLKSMPSFYKQALILVATSGDTGKAALEGFKDVERTKIVVFYPSEGVSDVQKRQMTTQEGRNTFVAGIKGNFDDAQSGVKEIFTSKKCIDTIENLGFFFTSANSINFGRLLPQIVYYIWSYLVLLKAGDISEGEKINFVVPTGNFGNILAGFIAKLMGIPINKLIVASNINSVVADFVRTGLYDRRRKFYKTISPSMDILVASNLERLLYLVTRDSERVKKYMLDLKTEGYFKVEEEVLKDIQESFWGDFSTDDQTRNSIKTIYREYGYLVDPHSAVGFDVYTKYQKQTSDNTKTVVLQTANPYKFAKDVLNALFDGEYNNIDPFEALEILYAKTGVEVPEGIKSLLSKPILHPDVIEKDKMFDFILEKIRDN, encoded by the coding sequence ATGCGATATATAAGCACAAGAGGGAGCAAAGAGGTGCAGGCAAAAGAGGCTATTTACAGGGGAATAGCTGAAGATGGTGGGCTTTACACCCCTGTTTCAATTCCATCTCTTGACACAGAAGAGATAAAAAACATAGACTCTTACGCAAATCTTGCAAAATATATATTTGAGCTTTACCTTACAGATTTTACAAAAGAAGAGATTGCTGATTGCATTGACAGGGCATATAGCCGTGGCAGGTTTGACACAAAAGATATTGTGGGTATCAAAAAGCTCAGTCCTGGTCTTTTTGCACTTGAGCTGTGGCACGGGCCGACGTACGCTTTTAAAGACGTTGCGTTGCAGGTTCTGCCTCATCTTTTGTTAAAATCAATGCCGAGTTTTTACAAACAGGCGCTAATACTTGTTGCAACATCAGGCGATACTGGCAAAGCTGCCTTGGAAGGGTTTAAGGATGTGGAGAGAACAAAGATAGTTGTGTTTTATCCATCTGAGGGTGTGTCAGATGTTCAGAAAAGACAGATGACAACCCAGGAAGGCAGAAACACTTTTGTTGCCGGGATAAAAGGCAATTTTGATGATGCCCAATCTGGTGTGAAGGAGATTTTCACAAGCAAAAAATGCATAGATACAATCGAAAATCTGGGGTTTTTCTTTACCTCCGCAAACTCAATAAATTTTGGTAGGCTTCTTCCACAGATTGTATACTATATCTGGAGTTATCTGGTGCTTTTAAAGGCTGGAGATATATCTGAAGGTGAAAAGATAAACTTTGTTGTTCCGACGGGCAATTTTGGCAATATATTGGCAGGTTTTATCGCAAAACTTATGGGAATTCCTATAAATAAGCTGATTGTTGCTTCGAACATAAACAGTGTGGTTGCCGATTTTGTCAGGACGGGCTTATATGACAGAAGAAGAAAGTTTTACAAAACAATCTCACCTTCAATGGATATTCTTGTTGCAAGTAATTTGGAAAGGTTATTGTATTTGGTAACAAGAGATTCAGAAAGAGTAAAAAAATACATGTTAGATTTGAAAACTGAGGGGTATTTCAAAGTTGAGGAAGAAGTTTTAAAAGATATTCAGGAAAGTTTCTGGGGCGATTTTTCCACAGATGACCAGACAAGAAATAGCATAAAGACTATTTACCGCGAATATGGTTATCTTGTTGACCCGCACTCTGCTGTTGGGTTTGATGTTTACACCAAGTACCAAAAGCAGACCTCTGATAACACAAAAACGGTTGTACTTCAGACTGCAAATCCTTACAAGTTTGCAAAAGATGTTTTGAACGCTTTGTTTGATGGTGAATATAATAATATTGACCCGTTTGAAGCACTAGAGATTTTGTATGCAAAGACAGGTGTTGAGGTCCCGGAGGGGATTAAAAGTCTTCTTTCAAAGCCAATTTTGCATCCTGACGTGATAGAAAAAGACAAGATGTTTGATTTTATATTAGAGAAAATAAGAGATAATTAA
- a CDS encoding HU family DNA-binding protein, translating to MNKTDLISAMAEKSGLTKKDAEKALNAFVDAVTEALSKGEKVQLVGFGSFEVRERAERVGRNPQTQEEIKIPATKVPVFKAGKMLKDAVAK from the coding sequence ATGAACAAAACAGATTTGATTTCGGCAATGGCAGAGAAGAGTGGTCTTACAAAGAAGGATGCTGAAAAGGCACTAAATGCGTTCGTAGATGCAGTAACAGAGGCACTCTCTAAGGGGGAAAAGGTTCAGCTTGTTGGTTTTGGTTCATTTGAGGTAAGAGAGAGGGCAGAAAGAGTTGGCAGAAATCCTCAAACTCAAGAAGAGATAAAGATTCCAGCAACAAAGGTACCTGTGTTCAAAGCAGGCAAAATGTTGAAAGATGCTGTTGCAAAATAG
- a CDS encoding S1 RNA-binding domain-containing protein, which translates to MSIKRGQILEGIVKGITQFGAFVELPDGKVGLVHISEVADEFVEDIKKYLKENQTVKVKVINVKEDGKISLSIKRANEAMKRENERKRTKDDFEAKLSKFLKDSNQKIVEYNKRFDGKRR; encoded by the coding sequence GTGTCAATCAAAAGAGGTCAGATATTAGAAGGTATTGTAAAGGGCATAACACAGTTTGGTGCGTTTGTTGAACTTCCAGACGGCAAAGTTGGGCTTGTTCACATCTCAGAAGTGGCAGATGAGTTTGTTGAGGATATAAAAAAATATTTAAAAGAAAATCAAACTGTTAAGGTAAAGGTTATCAATGTAAAAGAAGATGGTAAAATCAGCCTATCGATAAAGAGAGCAAATGAAGCAATGAAAAGAGAAAATGAGAGGAAAAGAACAAAAGATGATTTTGAAGCAAAACTTTCAAAGTTTTTAAAAGATAGCAATCAAAAGATAGTAGAGTACAACAAGAGATTTGACGGGAAAAGAAGATAA
- the yabQ gene encoding spore cortex biosynthesis protein YabQ — protein sequence MPASVFEQITDFTSCFFLGFVVGVVFDSFFFKRILKRRTKELLFFASSILSTAILIAGLMFINFYTLKWYTFLAIACGIYVYKNTISPLYKGFLKKVNKVLSFNKR from the coding sequence TTGCCGGCAAGCGTATTTGAGCAGATTACGGATTTTACAAGCTGTTTTTTTCTTGGATTTGTAGTAGGAGTTGTATTTGATTCATTCTTTTTCAAAAGGATATTAAAGCGCCGAACAAAAGAACTTTTATTTTTTGCATCTTCAATTTTATCCACAGCAATATTGATAGCGGGTCTTATGTTTATAAATTTTTATACACTCAAATGGTACACCTTTTTGGCAATAGCTTGCGGTATTTATGTTTATAAAAATACCATTTCGCCACTCTATAAAGGATTTTTAAAAAAGGTGAACAAAGTTTTATCTTTTAATAAAAGATGA